A genomic segment from Thermostichus lividus PCC 6715 encodes:
- the asnS gene encoding asparagine--tRNA ligase gives MQQRICEIVRHGEAGTQVTVKGWIRTKRELKECTFVNVNDGSLLAGLQVVIPHTLEGYADLIKHLTTGAAAEFSGELVPSPGKNQRIELHASHIHVWGTADPDTYPLQKKRHSFEFLRTISHLRPRTNTIGAVMRIRNACATAIHQFFQERGFLWVHTPIITASDCEGAGELFTVTSLNLAAPPRTPTGAVDFSQDFFGRHAYLTVSGQLEAEIMATAFSQVYTFGPTFRAENSNTSRHLAEFWMVEPEMAFCDLQGDMDLAEAFLQYVFRYVLEHCPEDLVFFQERVDNTVMATAQQMASQAFARLSYTEAIHLLESSGRPFEFPVAWGLDLQSEHERYLAEEYCRRPVIVYDYPANIKAFYMRLNDDGKTVAAMDVLAPKIGEIIGGSQREERYDVLHSRITEQGLDPAPYWWYLDLRRFGSVPHAGFGLGFERLVQFMTGMDNIRDVIPFPRTPGNAEF, from the coding sequence ATGCAACAACGCATTTGTGAGATTGTCCGCCACGGCGAAGCTGGCACTCAGGTCACCGTCAAAGGCTGGATTCGCACCAAACGAGAACTGAAGGAATGCACCTTTGTTAACGTCAACGATGGCTCATTGCTAGCGGGCTTGCAGGTAGTGATTCCCCACACGCTTGAGGGATACGCCGACCTGATCAAGCACTTAACCACAGGAGCCGCTGCTGAATTTAGCGGTGAGCTTGTCCCTTCCCCCGGTAAAAACCAACGGATTGAACTCCACGCCAGTCATATCCATGTGTGGGGCACAGCGGATCCCGACACCTATCCCCTGCAAAAGAAACGCCATAGCTTTGAGTTTTTGCGCACCATTAGTCACTTGCGCCCCCGCACCAACACTATCGGTGCCGTGATGCGCATCCGCAATGCTTGTGCTACCGCCATTCATCAATTCTTTCAAGAACGGGGCTTTCTCTGGGTGCACACCCCCATTATTACCGCCAGCGACTGCGAAGGAGCCGGAGAACTCTTTACCGTCACGAGCCTGAATCTAGCCGCCCCACCCAGAACGCCTACGGGAGCGGTGGACTTTAGCCAAGACTTCTTTGGTCGCCATGCCTACCTCACCGTAAGTGGCCAACTAGAGGCAGAAATCATGGCCACTGCCTTTAGTCAGGTCTATACCTTTGGACCAACCTTTCGGGCTGAAAATTCTAATACCTCGCGCCACCTAGCCGAATTTTGGATGGTGGAGCCAGAGATGGCCTTCTGTGATCTGCAAGGGGATATGGATCTGGCTGAAGCCTTCTTGCAATATGTGTTTCGCTACGTCCTTGAGCACTGTCCCGAGGATCTGGTCTTCTTTCAGGAGCGGGTGGACAACACCGTCATGGCCACAGCACAGCAGATGGCGAGCCAAGCCTTTGCCCGCTTGAGTTATACCGAAGCCATTCACCTGTTAGAAAGCAGTGGTCGTCCCTTCGAGTTTCCAGTGGCGTGGGGTCTAGATCTGCAATCAGAGCACGAGCGCTACCTTGCCGAAGAGTACTGCCGCCGTCCGGTCATTGTCTATGACTACCCTGCTAACATCAAAGCCTTTTATATGCGCTTGAATGACGATGGTAAGACCGTCGCGGCCATGGATGTGCTTGCCCCCAAAATTGGCGAAATTATTGGTGGTTCCCAGCGGGAGGAACGCTACGATGTGTTGCACAGCCGGATTACCGAGCAGGGGCTAGATCCAGCGCCCTACTGGTGGTACTTGGACTTGCGCCGCTTTGGCAGCGTCCCCCACGCCGGATTTGGGTTAGGTTTTGAGCGCCTAGTGCAATTTATGACAGGAATGGATAACATCCGCGATGTCATTCCCTTTCCCCGCACCCCCGGCAATGCCGAGTTTTGA
- a CDS encoding endonuclease MutS2, with amino-acid sequence MVPTGLAISALEKSLVRLEWPCLCQQLATFAATKRGMRQLQSGDILAGTQAASEVLLAQTREIIALETTYQGRLDFSLVTDIEPYLERLQHRGCLLGNELLAIAHVLTTARQQRRHIDAHPLLVELNRLVSGLRTYPEVSQEIHRCITDQGEVSDRASPELAAIRQQQRQARATLHTALQQIVQRRATALQDAVITQRRDRHVLAVKATHKDHVPGIIHDLSASGATLYIEPQETIELQNRLQQLGHQEAEAERAVCQALSDQLATMTDDLWYILDVLTALDMAVARAHYSLWLEGSCPEFCDTASLRLQQLRHPLLVWQHHHEQGQAVVPIDVDIPASIAVVTLTGPNTGGKTATLKTVGLAALMAKAGLYIPAAATPQLPWFSGVWADIGDEQSLAQNLSTFSSHICNIRDILTELDVAGGATLVLLDEVGAGTDPSEGTALAIALLRYLADHATLTLATTHYGELKALKYQDSRFENASVEFDEQTLAPTYRLLWGIPGQSNALAIAHRLGLHESVIEGAKKLLAGDTGSVNQMIAGLVDQRQEQAAKISAVTQLLQETEHLHQEVERKAKELRQREQQLRQHQEEQVRSSIVAAQKEIAKVIAQLQQAASPEQIKSAQTALDHIAQTYLPPPAPSGFIPQPGDRVRLPQWQQVGEVLSVSQQGDIVVQLGQLKLAVPPHAVESLSGEPVQPPVKTKSASISPPTQSAPAIRTESRTLDLRGKRLRDAEPLLEEFLNRQQGTVWIIHGHGSGALRQFVHEFLSHHPSVQSYELAAPEEGGRGVTVVQL; translated from the coding sequence TTGGTTCCTACAGGTTTAGCGATTAGTGCCCTAGAAAAGTCGTTGGTGCGTTTGGAGTGGCCGTGTCTGTGCCAGCAGTTGGCCACGTTTGCCGCCACAAAGCGTGGGATGCGTCAGCTTCAGTCCGGCGATATTTTGGCGGGGACGCAAGCCGCCAGTGAGGTGCTCTTGGCGCAAACGAGGGAGATCATTGCGCTAGAGACAACGTACCAAGGGCGGTTAGATTTTAGTTTGGTGACGGATATTGAGCCTTACCTAGAGCGGCTGCAACATCGCGGCTGTTTACTGGGCAACGAGTTGTTGGCGATCGCCCACGTGTTAACCACGGCTCGCCAGCAGCGACGGCACATCGATGCCCACCCCCTCCTTGTGGAATTGAATCGCCTTGTCAGTGGCTTGCGCACTTATCCAGAGGTCAGCCAGGAAATTCACCGCTGTATTACCGATCAAGGAGAGGTGAGCGATCGCGCCAGTCCTGAGCTTGCCGCCATTCGCCAACAGCAACGTCAGGCTCGTGCCACGTTGCATACGGCTTTGCAACAGATTGTGCAACGGCGCGCCACTGCTTTGCAAGACGCCGTAATTACCCAGCGTCGCGATCGCCATGTCCTCGCCGTTAAGGCCACCCACAAAGATCACGTTCCCGGCATTATCCATGACCTCTCCGCCAGTGGTGCCACCCTCTACATTGAGCCGCAGGAAACCATTGAGCTACAAAACCGCTTACAACAGTTAGGGCATCAAGAAGCAGAAGCAGAGCGAGCGGTCTGTCAAGCCCTCTCGGATCAGTTGGCAACGATGACGGATGACCTGTGGTACATCCTTGACGTGCTGACGGCGCTGGACATGGCCGTGGCGCGTGCCCACTATAGCCTGTGGCTTGAGGGCAGTTGCCCCGAATTTTGCGATACGGCCTCCCTGCGGCTACAGCAGCTACGGCACCCACTGTTGGTGTGGCAGCACCACCACGAACAGGGGCAAGCGGTTGTGCCTATTGATGTGGACATTCCCGCCAGCATTGCCGTAGTCACCCTGACCGGTCCCAATACTGGCGGCAAAACCGCCACCCTGAAAACGGTGGGACTCGCGGCCTTAATGGCTAAAGCGGGCTTGTATATTCCGGCTGCCGCCACCCCCCAATTGCCGTGGTTTAGTGGCGTGTGGGCAGATATTGGCGATGAGCAATCCTTGGCTCAGAATCTTTCGACCTTTTCCAGTCACATCTGCAACATTCGCGATATTTTAACGGAGTTGGATGTAGCAGGGGGAGCCACCCTCGTCTTGTTAGATGAGGTGGGGGCAGGCACAGATCCAAGCGAAGGAACAGCCTTGGCGATCGCCCTGCTGCGGTACTTGGCGGATCATGCCACCCTCACCCTAGCAACCACCCACTATGGCGAACTCAAAGCCCTGAAGTACCAAGACTCCCGATTTGAAAATGCCTCCGTCGAGTTTGACGAACAGACCCTTGCTCCAACTTATCGCCTGCTGTGGGGGATTCCCGGCCAGTCGAATGCGCTGGCGATCGCCCATCGTTTGGGGTTGCACGAGAGCGTCATTGAAGGAGCCAAAAAACTCCTAGCAGGAGATACAGGTTCAGTCAATCAAATGATTGCTGGGCTGGTGGATCAACGGCAAGAACAAGCAGCAAAAATCAGCGCCGTCACGCAGTTACTACAGGAGACCGAGCACCTGCATCAGGAGGTCGAGCGTAAAGCGAAAGAACTGCGGCAGCGGGAACAGCAATTGCGACAGCACCAAGAAGAACAAGTGCGCAGCAGTATTGTCGCCGCCCAAAAGGAAATTGCAAAGGTGATTGCCCAACTGCAACAGGCCGCCAGTCCCGAACAGATCAAGAGCGCCCAAACTGCCCTTGACCACATTGCCCAGACCTATCTACCACCACCTGCCCCCAGTGGATTTATCCCCCAACCGGGCGATCGCGTTCGCTTACCCCAGTGGCAACAGGTCGGCGAAGTCCTGAGTGTTAGCCAGCAGGGCGATATTGTCGTGCAACTTGGGCAGCTCAAACTGGCGGTGCCCCCCCACGCCGTTGAATCCCTCAGCGGTGAACCCGTCCAGCCCCCCGTCAAAACCAAATCCGCGAGCATCAGCCCCCCTACCCAAAGTGCCCCAGCCATCCGCACCGAGTCCCGTACCCTAGACTTGCGGGGCAAACGCCTGCGGGATGCAGAACCCCTCCTAGAGGAATTTTTGAACCGTCAACAGGGAACAGTATGGATTATTCACGGTCACGGCAGTGGTGCACTGCGGCAGTTTGTCCATGAGTTTTTGTCCCACCATCCCAGTGTTCAGAGCTATGAACTCGCCGCTCCCGAAGAGGGCGGGCGGGGCGTAACGGTGGTGCAGCTATAG
- a CDS encoding FHA domain-containing protein, whose translation MDASANRPDTYVPHLQSPTRSSGESQRGFMRPTELILAAPTPRLLFHSIYIQRSIVLDQLPRWRIGRSKDCDIVMPDRWCSRAHIAIERQPDHRYRLMDLKSMNGTFIGNSRIQGTHILHHGDRIAIGESELEYIDLRDAPSPHPYTDHSHESYGQATVLMTHSSRTQGEMWRELLNSQGISTIWATSHFELEKIIAHVESLNCKISLLLLDLGMPKTNPYDFCRQYRQSYPEMQVILLSGMRTRVHESECKWAVNQGAMALFAGLPRENMFADLTSITERLQIISKTINWPYLNAEALTSTLLKLQDSIDAEISGLVL comes from the coding sequence ATGGATGCCTCGGCCAATCGTCCCGACACCTACGTCCCGCATCTGCAATCCCCAACACGCTCCTCAGGAGAGTCGCAACGGGGTTTCATGCGGCCAACGGAACTGATTCTTGCTGCCCCGACACCACGGTTGCTGTTTCACTCTATCTATATACAGCGATCCATTGTGCTGGATCAGTTACCCAGGTGGCGCATTGGCCGCAGTAAAGACTGTGATATTGTCATGCCCGATCGCTGGTGCTCTCGCGCTCATATTGCCATTGAACGCCAACCGGATCATCGCTACCGGCTGATGGATCTCAAGAGTATGAACGGCACATTTATTGGCAATAGCCGCATTCAGGGAACTCATATCCTCCACCACGGCGATCGCATTGCGATTGGAGAGTCTGAACTCGAATACATCGATCTGCGGGATGCCCCCAGCCCTCACCCCTATACCGATCACTCCCATGAAAGCTATGGCCAAGCCACCGTGTTGATGACCCATTCCTCGCGCACCCAAGGGGAAATGTGGCGGGAACTCCTCAACTCTCAGGGGATTTCCACAATTTGGGCGACCTCCCACTTTGAGCTGGAGAAAATTATTGCCCACGTTGAGTCCCTCAATTGCAAAATCAGTCTGCTGTTGTTAGACTTGGGGATGCCGAAAACAAATCCCTATGACTTTTGTCGCCAGTACCGTCAGTCGTACCCAGAGATGCAGGTGATTTTACTTAGTGGGATGCGCACCCGGGTACACGAATCAGAGTGCAAGTGGGCGGTGAATCAAGGGGCAATGGCGCTGTTTGCGGGGTTGCCCCGGGAAAATATGTTTGCTGATCTGACCAGTATCACAGAACGGTTGCAAATCATTTCAAAGACGATTAATTGGCCGTACCTGAATGCCGAAGCGCTGACCAGCACGCTGTTGAAATTACAGGATAGTATCGATGCAGAAATATCGGGCTTGGTGCTCTAA
- a CDS encoding M48 family metalloprotease — protein MEREADILGTRILARAGYAADGLLNLMHTLQKEYRNQEPSLPWFSTHPPTAERIRYIRGLMREQNYTPFAFEGVERHQQIQAHLRSILQPANPKTPQQQTAAEPTLTPTSSR, from the coding sequence ATGGAGCGGGAGGCGGATATTTTAGGAACCCGCATCCTTGCCCGGGCTGGCTATGCTGCCGATGGCTTACTAAACTTGATGCACACCCTCCAAAAAGAGTACCGCAACCAAGAACCGTCCTTGCCATGGTTTTCCACCCACCCACCCACTGCCGAGCGGATTCGCTATATTCGTGGTCTGATGCGGGAGCAGAACTACACCCCCTTTGCCTTTGAAGGGGTTGAACGCCATCAACAGATTCAAGCCCACCTGCGCAGCATTTTGCAGCCTGCGAACCCGAAAACGCCCCAACAGCAGACTGCGGCAGAGCCAACCCTCACACCGACCTCATCGCGGTAA
- a CDS encoding M48 family metalloprotease, translating to MLSKAARERRLAILMEGDRHFQAGDLTLARTYYQKAKAETNLPPPRFTPPAILEISQLPPAAQIYWREVQGGSQLYSAQSVPLRLLVEQFPEFIPAHVKLAEFLFQQGSRQEAHAQLEQATSLYPDQPELQRALVASYDRQKQWLEAALTARRFAILNPDHPAAPEFEHLAAERMQRFRRQVQGQLRESMIVGALTGLVGVAITGNPLLSLDSIQMMALMMQGEAAIGASAARQISRQVKLLDDPDVQAYVNEVGQKLANVAGRNEFEYEFFIINDDSLNAFALPGGKIFIHSGAILKANTEAELAGLLAHELAHAVLSHGFRLVTQGTATANLTRLLPVGATLQGCWSQATAVTWSGRRIF from the coding sequence GTGCTGAGCAAAGCGGCTCGCGAAAGACGCTTAGCCATCTTGATGGAGGGCGATCGCCACTTCCAAGCGGGCGACCTTACCCTTGCCAGAACCTATTACCAAAAAGCAAAAGCAGAGACTAATTTACCACCACCGCGCTTCACGCCGCCAGCCATCCTTGAAATTAGCCAACTGCCCCCCGCCGCCCAAATTTATTGGCGCGAAGTCCAAGGGGGATCGCAACTGTACAGTGCCCAGTCTGTACCGTTGCGGCTTCTCGTTGAGCAGTTTCCTGAATTTATTCCCGCACACGTTAAACTCGCTGAATTTTTATTCCAGCAAGGGTCTCGGCAGGAAGCTCACGCTCAGCTTGAGCAAGCCACCAGCCTCTATCCCGACCAACCAGAGCTGCAGCGCGCCCTTGTTGCGTCTTACGATCGCCAAAAACAATGGCTAGAAGCGGCACTGACCGCCCGCCGTTTTGCCATTCTGAACCCCGACCATCCCGCTGCGCCTGAATTTGAGCACCTAGCCGCCGAGCGAATGCAGCGATTTCGCCGTCAAGTTCAAGGCCAGCTGCGCGAAAGTATGATTGTTGGTGCCCTGACGGGCTTAGTGGGGGTGGCTATTACCGGTAACCCCCTCCTCTCCCTTGACTCCATTCAAATGATGGCCTTAATGATGCAGGGGGAAGCGGCCATTGGTGCCTCTGCCGCCCGGCAAATTAGCCGTCAAGTGAAGCTTTTAGACGATCCCGATGTCCAAGCCTACGTCAATGAGGTGGGGCAGAAACTGGCCAATGTGGCTGGACGGAATGAGTTTGAGTACGAGTTTTTCATTATCAACGATGATAGTCTGAATGCCTTTGCCTTACCCGGGGGCAAAATTTTCATTCACTCAGGCGCCATCCTCAAAGCCAACACCGAAGCAGAGCTAGCGGGGCTGCTGGCTCACGAACTTGCCCACGCTGTCTTGTCCCATGGGTTTCGATTGGTGACCCAAGGCACGGCTACAGCCAACTTAACTCGCCTGCTGCCTGTGGGGGCTACATTACAGGGCTGCTGGTCACAAGCTACAGCCGTGACATGGAGCGGGAGGCGGATATTTTAG
- a CDS encoding energy-coupling factor transporter transmembrane component T family protein — MGISALGWRWLPPLGWISTTGLQVACLLSWRFILCLALAVTLLETLTFSQWLAVCRWCYLPSLLTDTLALTYRYLFELEFLLSQMQQALFLRGFRLHWQRLGAWAQLIGAFLIRTEERAQHIYLAMRLRGYGLRGQMRPTFADAAPWSWGLTGIVLLGVGVLIGWDSGWLERQLR, encoded by the coding sequence TTGGGTATTTCTGCCCTTGGGTGGCGATGGCTCCCCCCCCTAGGGTGGATTTCCACCACAGGGCTACAGGTGGCCTGTCTTCTCTCGTGGCGGTTCATCCTCTGCCTCGCGCTAGCAGTGACCCTCCTCGAGACGCTCACCTTTAGCCAATGGTTGGCCGTCTGTCGCTGGTGCTACTTACCATCGCTGCTTACCGATACCTTGGCGTTGACCTATCGTTATCTGTTTGAGTTAGAGTTTTTGCTTTCACAGATGCAGCAGGCTCTTTTTTTGCGTGGTTTTCGCCTACATTGGCAACGACTGGGGGCGTGGGCACAACTGATTGGCGCCTTTCTCATTCGTACTGAAGAACGGGCGCAGCACATTTATCTGGCCATGCGTTTGCGGGGCTACGGCCTACGGGGGCAGATGCGTCCCACCTTTGCAGATGCTGCCCCTTGGAGTTGGGGATTGACGGGTATCGTGCTCCTTGGGGTGGGGGTACTCATTGGATGGGATAGTGGCTGGCTAGAGCGGCAGTTACGGTGA
- a CDS encoding potassium channel family protein → MLFRGRELNVTQQFAVIGLGRFGRGVCGTLHDSGYEVLGTDNQERLVNQVLQDRLVNHAIQLDSTDPQSLKEAGLFEFETVIVAIGNHLDASIITTLNLKEAGVPKVIAKASSEVHKKLLERVGADLVVFPEYEAGCELARSLTRPAILDSLALDPEKSIIEVKVPDAFHNKTIMEVGLRSRYGLNLIALRCDQKFEIIPDPNQKLKRGDIMVVIGANTDIDRFLSSHHVT, encoded by the coding sequence ATGCTATTTCGTGGTCGCGAACTGAACGTGACCCAGCAGTTTGCCGTGATTGGTCTAGGGCGCTTTGGCCGTGGCGTTTGTGGTACTCTACACGACTCCGGTTATGAAGTCTTGGGTACCGATAATCAGGAGCGTTTAGTCAACCAAGTCTTGCAAGATCGCCTTGTTAACCATGCGATCCAGTTAGATTCTACGGATCCACAATCTCTGAAAGAAGCTGGGTTATTTGAGTTTGAAACCGTCATTGTTGCCATTGGCAACCACCTCGATGCCAGTATTATTACCACCCTGAATCTCAAAGAGGCTGGCGTGCCCAAGGTCATTGCGAAGGCCTCTTCAGAGGTTCATAAAAAACTCCTAGAACGGGTGGGGGCAGATTTGGTGGTGTTTCCTGAGTATGAAGCAGGGTGTGAATTAGCGCGATCGCTGACACGTCCGGCGATTCTTGACTCCTTAGCCCTAGATCCTGAAAAAAGCATTATTGAGGTCAAAGTACCAGATGCCTTCCATAACAAAACGATTATGGAAGTAGGACTCCGCAGCCGCTATGGTCTGAACCTCATTGCCCTGCGCTGCGATCAAAAATTTGAAATTATTCCTGACCCTAACCAAAAACTCAAGCGAGGGGACATCATGGTTGTCATTGGTGCTAACACTGACATTGATCGCTTTTTGAGTAGTCACCACGTTACTTGA
- a CDS encoding glutaredoxin family protein, protein MAHLILYSKPGCHLCEGLQEKLESLTAQGFTLEVRDITQQPEWQQAYEYDVPVLYLVVEGQTLGVPRFSPRLSAAEIERRLQRLALERSH, encoded by the coding sequence GTGGCTCATTTGATCCTTTACAGTAAACCCGGCTGTCACCTTTGCGAAGGACTGCAAGAAAAGCTGGAATCCCTAACAGCACAAGGGTTTACCTTAGAAGTTCGGGACATTACTCAGCAACCGGAGTGGCAGCAAGCGTACGAATACGATGTTCCCGTATTGTACTTGGTGGTTGAGGGTCAAACCCTTGGCGTGCCGCGATTTTCCCCCCGACTCAGCGCCGCGGAAATTGAGCGCCGCCTACAACGACTTGCGTTAGAGCGGAGTCATTAA
- a CDS encoding VOC family protein, with amino-acid sequence MAQLAIAPVLFHLAFPVSNIPETKAFYVEGLGCEPGRENPHCLIMKLYGHQLVAHVTSEPLTPPSSIYPRHFGLIFLAEADWQNLRDRVVAKELGFYQPPRTRFVNTPLEHKTFFLADPFHNLIEIKFYRHAEAIFGNRDQHAVGDTPLISTP; translated from the coding sequence ATGGCTCAGTTGGCGATCGCTCCAGTGCTATTTCACTTGGCGTTTCCCGTTAGTAATATTCCCGAAACTAAAGCATTTTATGTGGAGGGGCTGGGGTGCGAGCCTGGGCGCGAAAACCCCCATTGTCTGATCATGAAGCTCTATGGCCATCAGTTGGTGGCTCACGTTACCTCGGAGCCGTTAACACCGCCCAGTAGCATCTATCCCCGACATTTTGGCCTCATCTTTTTGGCAGAGGCCGATTGGCAGAACCTGCGCGATCGCGTTGTCGCCAAGGAGTTAGGGTTTTATCAGCCACCGCGCACCCGGTTTGTGAACACACCGCTTGAGCATAAAACCTTCTTTTTGGCCGACCCATTTCATAATTTAATTGAGATCAAATTTTATCGCCACGCAGAGGCTATTTTTGGCAACCGCGATCAGCACGCCGTGGGAGACACACCTTTAATATCCACACCCTAG
- a CDS encoding NAD-dependent epimerase/dehydratase family protein: MRVLVIGGDGYCGWATALYLSNRGHDVAILDSLIRRHWDAELCVETLTPIAPIQHRLQRWQDLTGKKIDLYVGDICNYTFLERAMQAFQPDAVVHFGEQRSAPYSMIDREHAVLTQVNNVVGTLNLLYAIQTHNPECHLVKLGTMGEYGTPNIDIEEGYITIEHNGRKDTLPYPKQPGSFYHLSKVHDSHNIHFACRIWGLRATDLNQGVVYGVLTEETGMDELLINRLDYDGIFGTALNRFCIQAAIGHPLTVYGKGGQTRGFLDIRDTVRCIELAVNQPAAQGEFRVLNQFTEQFSIGDLAHKVQEAGKALGLKVEINHLENPRVEKEEHYFNAKNTKLLDLGLQPHYLSDSLLDSLLNIAIKYKERVDANHILPKVKWRP; this comes from the coding sequence ATGAGAGTCCTCGTAATTGGCGGTGATGGTTATTGTGGCTGGGCAACGGCGCTTTACCTTTCAAATCGCGGGCATGACGTGGCTATTTTAGATAGTCTGATTCGGCGGCATTGGGATGCAGAACTGTGCGTAGAAACCTTGACTCCTATTGCCCCCATTCAGCATCGCCTACAGCGCTGGCAGGATTTAACCGGCAAAAAAATTGATCTTTACGTGGGCGATATTTGTAACTACACATTTCTCGAGCGGGCAATGCAGGCATTCCAGCCTGATGCGGTGGTTCACTTTGGTGAGCAACGGTCTGCCCCCTATTCAATGATCGATCGCGAACACGCCGTGTTAACGCAAGTCAATAATGTGGTGGGCACCCTCAACCTGCTCTATGCCATCCAAACCCATAACCCTGAATGCCACTTAGTTAAACTGGGCACGATGGGCGAGTATGGCACCCCCAACATCGATATTGAAGAAGGTTACATTACCATTGAGCACAATGGCCGCAAGGATACCCTGCCCTATCCCAAGCAGCCCGGCAGCTTCTACCACCTCAGTAAGGTGCACGATAGCCACAATATCCATTTTGCCTGTCGCATTTGGGGGTTGCGAGCCACTGACTTGAACCAAGGGGTGGTCTATGGTGTGCTCACCGAAGAAACAGGGATGGATGAGTTACTGATTAACCGTCTTGACTACGATGGCATTTTTGGCACCGCCTTAAACCGCTTCTGTATTCAAGCGGCCATTGGGCATCCCTTGACGGTGTATGGGAAAGGCGGGCAAACCCGCGGCTTCCTCGATATTCGCGACACCGTGCGCTGTATTGAGTTGGCTGTGAATCAACCGGCAGCCCAAGGCGAGTTCCGAGTACTCAACCAGTTTACAGAGCAGTTTAGTATCGGTGATCTGGCTCATAAAGTACAGGAAGCAGGGAAAGCCCTAGGCCTGAAGGTGGAGATTAACCACCTTGAGAACCCCCGTGTTGAAAAAGAAGAGCACTACTTCAACGCCAAGAATACTAAGCTGCTGGATCTGGGGCTGCAACCCCACTACCTCTCCGATTCGCTGCTAGACTCCCTCTTAAATATTGCGATTAAGTACAAAGAGCGAGTGGATGCGAACCACATCTTGCCTAAAGTAAAGTGGCGCCCCTAG
- the sodB gene encoding superoxide dismutase [Fe] produces the protein MAFVQDPLPFDPGALEPYGMSAKTLEFHYGKHHKAYVDNLNKLTQDTELAEKSLEDVIRLSYGDAAKAGIFNNAAQVWNHTFFWNSLKPGGGGTPTGDVAARINSAFGSFDEFKSQFKTAAATQFGSGWAWLVLEAGTLKVTKTPNAENPLVHGQVPLLTLDVWEHAYYLDFQNRRPDFIDNFLNQLVNWDFVAKNLAAA, from the coding sequence ATGGCATTTGTACAAGACCCCTTACCCTTTGATCCCGGTGCCCTTGAACCCTACGGCATGTCGGCCAAAACCCTTGAGTTTCACTACGGCAAGCATCATAAGGCCTACGTTGATAATTTGAACAAACTCACCCAAGATACAGAGTTGGCAGAGAAATCCTTAGAAGATGTGATTCGGCTCAGCTATGGCGATGCGGCTAAAGCCGGAATTTTCAATAATGCGGCTCAAGTTTGGAACCATACCTTTTTCTGGAATAGCCTCAAGCCCGGTGGGGGCGGCACCCCAACTGGCGATGTGGCTGCCCGTATTAACAGTGCCTTTGGCAGCTTTGACGAGTTTAAGTCTCAGTTCAAAACCGCTGCCGCCACTCAGTTTGGGAGTGGTTGGGCATGGCTCGTACTTGAAGCGGGTACGCTGAAAGTCACGAAAACCCCTAATGCCGAAAATCCGCTGGTTCACGGTCAGGTGCCCTTGCTCACCCTCGATGTCTGGGAGCACGCCTACTACTTGGACTTTCAAAATCGCCGCCCTGACTTTATCGATAACTTCCTCAATCAACTGGTGAACTGGGACTTTGTTGCCAAAAATCTTGCTGCCGCCTAG